The genomic segment CACGCCCACATTTGCACCGGCATCCACAAAAAGATCTCCCGGCCTGAGCACGTGTAAGAGAAAACTCATTTCAGGAAACTCCGCCAGGCCTACATAAATATTTCCGGTAGCTCCCACCATACCTTTCTTTACAACCAGGCGACTGTCTCCCACAAAAGGAACCTCCAATCTTTCCCTGAGTCTGCTCATCACCTGCCAACGGGCAAAACGGAACAAGGCCGATGTGGAATGGCCTCTGGTAAGGGGATGTTCTTTCAGGAAGTTGTATATCTGTCGGATTTCTTTCACTGCTTTTCTATAATTGAATTGATTTGATCAACCAGGGCCTTGGCGGAAGCCCATGAGGAATATGATTTCAGGGCGTCATATGCCGGAGACCAGACTTCGTTCCCTGAAAGAAAACGCTGCACCGCATCGGCTGTTTCTTCCTGCAACACCTCTTCAGACGCATCTTCTTTATAGCGCACCAGGTAATTATCCGCATGAATATCCGTTAACACGGCTGCGGCCGAACTTTGATCGTGAAACATGGCCAGCACCGGTCTTTTGGACAGCACTGCCTGGAATGTTTTTGAGGCGGTGTAGTGCGCTTCCGTGCTTCCGATCACCATGACCCCTTTCGCTGCTGACAACATATGAAGAATGACGAGAAACGGAAAACGGTCCCTGATCTCAACCACATGTTGCGAGATACCGGCCTGCCTGGCATAATCTGCGATCGTTTCTCCGGAATAGAATCCGGTACCTACAAAATACAACCTGATGCGGTCGCGACGTGACGTATCCTGTTTATTCAACCATTCATTAAATACCTTGAACAGCACCTGCATGAAGTACCTGGACTTCGGCAGGAAAGCGCCTGCGTAGATATAGACCTCTTCATCTTTGCCCCAGGGGAGCTCCACCCCTTCAATCTTCACTTCATGGTCGTGGGGATCAAAACCATAAGGCATTCCCACATACCGCACCTGCCGGCCGTTAGAGAAATTCCGGTCAAGCACCGGTTTAAAATACGGCACCGACACGCCACTGATCAGAGATGCTTTTTTCACGCAATAAGGCTCTAGAATTCTCGCCACCTGGTTACTCATCCAGTCTTTGGAAAGCACCTTCCTTCCATGTGTAAAGCCATCCACCCAGGGATCGATGTAATCAATTCCATACGGGATACCCGTTTTGTCATGTAATTGCCTGCCGAGTAAAGCGGTATAGAACGATGGAATCGGGATCCACAGAAAATCCGGGTGTTCATCACGGATAATTTCCAGCGCTTTTTTCCTGAGGTAAGGAAGGGCCCGCAATCCCAGATCACCTATAATTCCTTTCTTACTTCTTGCAGGCACATGATGCACTTCCACGTCAGAAGCCACGAGTTTGTTCATATCGTTGTCGGGCGCTTCATCGTAGAATGACGGATCAACCGCCAGAATAATCGGGTGCCAACCAAACTCCTTTAAAAAATTGGAGATAAGCCTCGGACGATGCACGCCAGCCAGATTTGACGGGGGCCAATGGGGATAGATGATCAACAGTTTACGCATGACGGGCTTGGTTGGTCCATCGTTCAATTAATTCTGACAACTTTCCGCACTCATTCTCCCAGCACACATCATCCGCCAATTTATATCTTTCATCTTTACCGCTTCGGATGCGCGTCTTGTCTTTCACCAGTTCTGCCATCGCCGAAGACAAAGCTTCCACAGACTGTCCACAAACCACGCCATGCCTGGCATGCTCATCCATAAAACGCTTCTGGGCTTGCGTGTCCGTCGCAAGGATATAAAGTCCGGACTGTAAATATGCGAATATCTTGTTGGTCAGACACAAATTGCGGTTTTCATCGGCGGTGGATAGTTCCATGGCCAGTCCCACATCGTAGTTCATGAGTGACCGGTGCAATTTTTCCTGCGGCATAGGCAAATGGGTATGAATAAACTTCCGGTTCGGAGCGATCCATTCTCTTTCAAAATCCTGGACCAGGTTTCCGATCAGATGCAATTCCACTTCATCCTGCAAGGGTGCAATAGCCTTGATCACTTCTTCCAATCCCCGTCCTCCATCAATGTTTTGGGAGAACCATACCAGCTTTATTCTTCCGGTCAGCTCCTTGTCAGGAGGAACAAACTCATGACGTGAAAAGCAGTTATTGAGCACCGATGACGACTTCAGGGAGACCGGTAATCCTTTCACCGCTTCACCAATCAATGGTGATGCGAAATGTACGTGAGAAGCACCGGGTAAGAGTTCACGCATCAGGGTTATCCGACGCTTTTTTTCAAATCCTCCATCTTCCGGCATGGCTTCTCCGGGATGAAAATCCTCTACATCAAAGACCCAGGGCACCGGTGTACCTTGCAGCCATCGCCACGCGGGGTATAAAGCCCCAAGGGTATGTACCAATACCAGATCAAAATCCTTCGGGCGATATTTTCGCAAGCTTCTCCACAACAGCACGGCCCTTTTATTTGACGCCCATGCCTTCATCCTGATCCCGGCCAAACCTACCCTGTCCATCAGACCCGCCAGCTTGCTGATCATGGTTGCATAAACGAACGGCCAACCTGAGGCGCGCGATGCAGGGATATACCGGACAAGTGACACCCATTGCTCCTTTGCACCACGTTCTGTTTCCAAGGTATCGCTCCAACCCAGGTCTGAAAATGCGATGACCTGCACTGCATGATCTTGTCTGAGTTTCAGGAATTCCTTTTGCAGCCTTGGGTTGGTGGTAAGGTTCTGGGTGGTTATCAAAAGGATATTCGCCATAGCTGGAGTCGGACGGGTTACTCCTTGTTTTTAAGATCGCGCTAATTTACGATTTAAGTGGAAGGAAGGCCTCTGTTTTTCCGTTTGGCCCTTAACCAGATCCAGGGCATCACCAAGCGCATTTTGGGATGTACGTCTCCCCAAAAAATTTGCTTGTACGCAATCACCTCCGGTGGCACAAGGTCAGGAAAGTAATAATGTGTCACCAGCATCTGGGTTTGTAGAATGGCAATGTAGTGGTCCCTCCGGCCCTTCTCCAGCGCCGTTGAATCGCGAAGTTTTTGGATCAACTGGCTTGTGAGTTTCAGCGTGAGCTCACTTCGTTTATGGAAATCCATCTGTGAAATGGATTCCGGATTACGTCGGATATATTCACAAAAACAACCTGCCTCATAGACAAAAACATGACCACGGATACCTGCCAGGGTAAAGTACTCGCGGTCCTGCGCCACTTTTGTGTTGACATTCCAACCTCCTGCCAATGCCAGATCATCGGCGCATCTTTTAGTCATCAGATAGCTGTTGTTGGCCGACCAGCGGTCGCGGAGAAGTGCTTCCAGGTAGTCCGTGATACCAGAACGCACCTCCAACGTGCGGACTTCATTCCCATCCGCATTGCACTTCACATGCATCCAGTCGCTGTATGCGATGGCAGCTTCTGAATCCTCCAGCGCCCGGATTTGTGCCTT from the Flavobacteriales bacterium genome contains:
- a CDS encoding glycosyltransferase family 2 protein, which translates into the protein MSQVSVIIPCFNAAEWLPQTIESCLLQGSDFLKEVIIVDDGSEDNSREVVEILIKKHGSHIRWLRNPSKGANASRNHGLAHATGTYVQWLDADDLLLTGKFKAQIRALEDSEAAIAYSDWMHVKCNADGNEVRTLEVRSGITDYLEALLRDRWSANNSYLMTKRCADDLALAGGWNVNTKVAQDREYFTLAGIRGHVFVYEAGCFCEYIRRNPESISQMDFHKRSELTLKLTSQLIQKLRDSTALEKGRRDHYIAILQTQMLVTHYYFPDLVPPEVIAYKQIFWGDVHPKMRLVMPWIWLRAKRKNRGLPST